The window TTTACAATTGTACCAAATCTCTCCTGTATAAGCTCTCTGCTGTTGTCCTAGGACTGATTTCTCATTGAAAgctttccacattcattacattcatgGTGTTTCTCTGCTGTGcaatttctctctcctctgagattttatttctttctaaaaggTTTCCATGCTAATTATATTCATACTGTTTTTTCCTGGCATGAGGTCTCTAATGAACTCTGAAATTTGATTTCTGGCTGAAAGATTCTCCACACTAAGTTTACATTTACAGGTTTTATCACGTGTGTGTGTCCTATGATGCTTTCTTAGGCCTGACTTCActttgaaagctttcccacactcATCACATTTATATGGTCTTTCCCCCGTGTGAGTTCTCTGATGATTCCTTAGGACTGAAATCTGACTAAAAGATTTCTTACATTCATTACATACAAAAGGTTTCTCCCCTGTATGGGTTCTCTGGTGTATTATGAGATTTGATTTATAGTCAAAAGATTTCCCACATTCATTGCAAACAAAGGGTTTCTCCCCCGTGTGAGTTCTCTGATGCACTatgaggtttgatttctggctgAAAGATTCTCCACACTGATTACAattatatggtttctctcctgtgtgagttctctcatgtcttCTTAGGACTGATTTCTcactgaaagcttttccacattcattacacacatagggtttctctcctgtgtgagttctCTGATGTCCTCTGAGGGTAGATTTCTTCCTGAAAGATTTTCCACAGTCATCACATTTAAAGGGTTTCTCCCCAGTGTGAGTCCTCTGATGTTCTCTGAGACATGATTTCTGGCTGAATGGTTTTCCACACTGATTACATTTGTATGGTTTCTCCCCTGTGTGAATTCTATAATGTCCTCTGAGTTGTGATTTCTGACCAAATGCTTTCCCACACTGATTACATGTATATGGTTTCTCCCCTGTGTGAGTCCTATGATGCTTTCTTAGGCCTGACTTCAATTTGAAAGCTTTCTCACATTCATCACATTTATATGGTCTTTCCCCTGTGTGAGTTTTTTGATGTTTCCTTAGGCCTGAAATATGGCTGAAAGATTTTTCACATTCATTACATTGAaaaggtttctctcctgtatgaattGACTGATGGATTACGAGGGTTGACTTATAATCGAAAGATTTCCCACATTCATTGCATTCAAATGGTTTCTCTCCTTTGTGAGACCTTTGATGTATTATGAGGACTGACTTATAATCAAAAGATTCCCCACATTCATTGCATTCAAAGGGTTTCTCCCCTGTATGACTCTTATGATGTATTCTTAGACCTGATTTTGTACTGAAAGCTTTCTCACAACCATCACATTTATacggtttctctcctgtatgtgTTCTCTGATGTCTTCTTAGGACTGACTTCTCACCGaaagcttttccacattcattacattcatatggtttctctcctgtgtgagttctCTGATGTCCTCTGAGAGTTGATTTATGCCTGAAAGATTTTCCACATTCATCACATTTGTAGGGTTTCTCCCCAGTATGAGTTCTCTGATGTTCTCTGAGATTTGATTTATGGCTGAAAGCTTTTCCACATTGATTACACTTAAAGGGTTTCTCCCCTGTGTGAATTCTATGATGTCCTCTGAGTTGTGATTTCTcactgaaagcttttccacactgatgacatttatagggtttctccCATGTATGGGTTCTATGATGCTTTCTTAGGGCTGATTTCAgtttgaaagctttcccacattcatcaCATTTATATGGTTTTCCTCCTGTCTGAGTTCTCTGATGATTCCTTAGGCCTGAAATATGACTGAAAGATTTTTCATATTCATTAGATTCAAAATATTTCTCCCCTGTATGAGTTCTTTGATGTGCTATAAGGATTGACTTATAGTTGAAGGATTTCCTACATTCATTGCATTCAAAGGATTTCTTTCTgttgtgaattctctgatgtttCCTTAAGCGTGATTTCTTACTGAAAGCATTCCCACATTCATAGGATTTTTCTCCCGGGTAACTTTTCTGAGGCTGAACTGGGTATGAATTAGGGACAAAACTTTTTCCATAATCAAAGGGTTCCACCTTTAGgtgcattatttgattttctgtatagTTCGACTCAGGGTTGAaagttttctctttcaactttttcaactgaaaaaaatcagttctttGATTTTGCATGATACTACTGAAATCATTCCCATTTCCATTATACTTATATTCATTTAATTCATAGTGACTGTTATCTTCTTTAGGAATACTCTGAAACCTCATAAAAGTAGATTTATCATACAAATTGTCCCGAAACTCATATTTATAAGATTTCTCTTTTGTGTGGGCATTCTTAGATGTAAAGAAGGCAGCTTGTTCGAGGAAACCTTTTCCACATTCAAAAGCTTGCCCCAAAGTCTGAATTATGGGATGCTGGGCAGCTTCCTCCTTCCATCTGAggactttcatatttttattataatgaaaatCTTTCTCTCCAGTATCAATTCTCCCATCCTTAATACTGAGGAGCCATTTCTCACATACGTTAAactcatctgctttctctcttgtATACTGAAAGCGTGGGGCCGATGAGATTAAACTAAGGTAAGGAGGTCCTGCAGTATGTTTCCAGGGCATCATTCCTGAAGGAGAAACGTTAATGCCCATAGAACATGGTGTCCTTGAGATGTTCTCTTGCTCTGCAATTAATATTTTGTTGGTGCATAAAACTTGCCACCACTGTTTGCCTTGGTTTCCTGAGTTCTTCTCAAAGAGTTCACCATGTTGGCAGTAttctaaaaatcagaaaagtaaaaatacttTATGATGTTTAACATACTTCTTATGGTAGTAAGGTTCTTTTACATATATACCCATCTATGTTTTGTGACAAGTTGGATTTTGGCTCAATCTCCCAAGAAGGGACTTCCAAATGTATACTCTCTAAATtacttttaattgtgaaaaacaaaacacaaaacagaaattTCCATAGTGGGAGAAGGCAGAGGAAACTGGAAATGAACATAACATATATTTGGCAATCTAAACTACAATTCTCAAAATTAACTTACATGCTTCATTTGGAGGTCCTTTTGTTCCATTTTACTCATCaattctgaaataaatttataatgGCAAACGATTTCCTCATGTTGTAAGTCATGCTTTAATTCTTGTAATGTCATTCATGGGACCACAAATACACAACTGGAAGTCTTAAACTGATGTGTATTAGTCTTCTACCACCTGGACTGAATCATTGCTCTATACTGGCTCTATTAGATCAGGTATGGCTGTTCAATGACCTGCTATTGACAATAAAATCTTAACTTTCCCTCATTCATTTTCCCAAAACTAGTTTTGATCTTATCGAACCCTTAATTCAGCTTTCTATCTTATTATCACCATACCTGGTTATTAATGACTGTTGAGAGCCTAAATGTTTCAACCTGATCCCAGAAACCTTACAAGtaccttttatatttattcatcatAAATTTCTAGTATATATTCGGTATCCATATTCCATATAACAATGTGTCAGGCCTATGCTAAAAatgtatggaaaagaaaaatgtatgaaGTTCTTCAGACTACTTCTCCTACTTCTCTAGGTACCAAAAGGTAAAAGATTTAAGAGAAGTGATTCTGGAAAAGAAAGTTTTCATTAATTGCATGCTTCACTAGTCTACACCATTTCCTGCTCTAGTCTTGACAAGCTATCTGTTCCCCTTAAATGGTTAATTTGCAACAATCATATTCTTTTGCTAGTTATCCTGCATTCCAGCACTGGTACTACTTAGGATCTAGAGCCCAAGGTTAAAAAGGATTCTTATTTCTTCCCATGAAttcaagcaccatttattttgaaatctgaAGTAGTTACTGCCTGCGTTCATTTTAACAAAGGATACATGGAGAGAACTCATATAACTGAGACACGTATTTTATGCAAATTATCATCACTGAAATCAAAATGCATCTTAAAACTGATGGCATTTCCATGTTTGAATGAGCAGAGTTTTCTCTTGGTTGCACCTTAAATAAAGGCTCATCTTTTCATCAATAATATcttatatgatataaaatatactttatggAGCTTTGCTTAATACAATCCTcattctgatttactttgggtaccagtttgaagctactgtgtaccccagaaaagccatgtccttcaatcctcattcattattgctgggttgGATCTTttcgattgtttccatggacatgtgacccgctcaattgtgggtggtaaagtTTGTTTAGATCGTTTCCacgaagatgtgtctccacccattcaaggtggggttgcttactggaggcctttaagagggaatcattttggaaaaagctttagaaccaacagaacccacacagccagagacctttggagatgtataaagaaaatgcccctggggaagccactgaagaatgcaggagagaaagctagcagacattgccatgcacCTTTgtagctgaaagaggtgttctggacccatcagcctttcttgagccaaggtatctttccctggatgcctcagtttggacattttcattgcctaagaactgtaaactgctacttaataaattccctttttaaaaagccattctgtttctggtatattgcattccagcagcttacaaactaaaacactttgcATAACTCTATAAGATAAACTAAATCAGCAATCCAAAAGCACTGTGTGCCACATAATTATCCACAGAGCACTTTTAAACATAAGGGCTCTGACTTAGGAGTAATCTATAGCTTTTATTCAGAAGTCCCAGATATCTGACTTGGACATTTGCATCTAGGGATAGTGTTTCTGAATACATCAATATAAACTACCTCTCCCCAACTAGCTTGGGTCAACACACaatgtaattataaaatatttactataatttACATACTAgtatatgggagaaaaaaaaacagatcactCTATTTGGTGGATCTAGTGGGAAGTGGAACTCATTTAATAACTGTATGCTACATGGCATCATGTAATTTAGTCACATGTTCTGAAACATCTAACAAGTGAGTTGAGagcttaaaaagagagaaataatacaGTCTAAAGTATTAcagaataattttataaaagtgtgaATATGAGCCaaactgtaaaaataataataataaaatcaataaaaaaagctTTTCCCACTTGCAAGGCACATTAAGGAATTTAATGCAGTGAAGTACCTAAGAATTTATACAGGGAAAACATACGTTGATGAAAGGTATGATGTAGGGAAAAATACCATTTATGACATTTTAGAGACTGGGTCATACAGAGTTTGGGATGAGCACatgtaagagaaataaataaataataaatttatatataatttattattataaataaataaataaataaatctggtaAGACAAACTGGCCTTGCAATGTGGGAACTGAAATATAAGAAATTGTAAATGACCATATGCTTATTTGTCAGTTTATAGAAAGCTAAATTGGGTActttatgttaaaaataataccaATCAGGAAGCAGAAAAATAAGGCATGAGAGAACAGGGTTCTAGTCAGTAAAGAGTGAGAAAATGACAAGTGAGAATGAGaagatcttgaaaaaaaaaaggaacataagaAACTATGGAAAGATCAATGAGAGAGGACAGACATAAATCtatgaaagagttaaaaaattTGAGGTGATTTCATGGTTGTCCATTACGGAAGGAGAAAGATAGTACAGCAAAATAATTATAGGGGGTGTGTGATGGACAAAGGGAAATTGATATATAAGAGAAATTTTCGTACATATCCCTAAAGGCACAGGGAACTTTAGCATAGATCCCTGAAGGCACAGAAAATGGTACATTAGAGTAGAGATGAGAGAACATACATGCAAGTAATAAACTGCTAGCATGTATTTATAAACTGCTAGtaataaaatgaggataaagcAAAAAAAGCTTAAATTATGAAGACGGATGAGGCAACGTGAAACTTACTGTAGAAGGACAGGAACCAGAGAACACAGGAGAGAGTGTTCATACGCAAAACAGTGCAAGAGGAAGAGAAACCTGTGAGTCAAAATTcattcactcaagaaatattCATTGTAAGCCTATTATTATGCACCTTATTGCATTCCAGGCACTGGAGAAATGACTTTATACAAGACTCATTAGATACAAAGAGCTGATTAAAGCTTTGGAGGAATCATAAAAGAGAGGAAGGGCAGGGGGTAACTGAATGGCCTGAAATGAGGGATTCCATTTTAAACAAGGTGGTCATGGGAGGCAATGCTAAGAAGGGGGCACTTATGACAATATCAGATTTCCTCATCTATTACAGAAGTAAACCCTTTGTGGGGAATATTCGTAGTAAATATCATCTCTTACTCATTCgtttgtttcttttaaactttttaaaaacataagacCAGTATTAATGTGCATAAAATTCTTCTATACATTTCGACAAATGGCAGAGGGAGAACACTTTTGTGTAACTATCATACAGGCCAAGAAAGATAAAATGTCTGGCTATGAAAAATCCCAGGAGTTCCTTCTTGAGCAAAACTTCCTTACAGGTTATGTCTATCATGAAGTATATGGTAATCATTCCCTGACTCCATAGCTTTATAACCTATATATGCAACTCACAAATCAATACAATTAATTTTTACCAGTTGCTTTATATAAAGGGAATCACAGAGTTTACTAACTTTACTGTTGTCTTGCTTCTGTGCCAAACATTGTGAGACTGATTCATATATTTGCTTTGTAGCCATAATTTGGTGTACTCCATTTACTGTATAGTATTACTCCTTTCAACAAGTGCAtagcaatttatttttccattcatctgttggtgggcacttggttttgtttcattttgaaacaaaaattcTCATGTGCTTTCTGGAGTACAGCAGCACACTCTTCTCGAGAGACCAGAAATGCCTGATAGGGGTTAGATATATATATCTTTGCCTTTACTCAATAATGCCCAATGATTTCAGTGATTCGACCAGTTTCAATTCCACAGAAGTTGATGAGACTAtgttccacatcctcatcaactcCTGATACTGTCAGACTCTTCTTTTCTGCCAATCTTATGATTAAACAATTGTGCAATGGTACCTAGCTgcagttttattttgtattttttcataacCAAAAAGGTTAAAACCTTCCTTTCTCCATGCTTATTTGACATGTGGATTTCCACTGGAGAAGCTCCTAATTaagttctttgtccatttttctgttgGGCTGCATGCTTTTCCCTCACAGATATGCAGAAGTTCTACAGATTATCTGAATACTACAGCTATTTTGGTTCTACAAACTATAAAGATTCTGCTATGTTGTGGCTGGTGCTTTCACTCCTTTAGTGATTAAAATGATGAAGTTTAGTATAGTCAAGTTTACCTACCTTTTCTCacacattaaatgattttttggTTGTAAATTGTTCCCTACCTAGTGTAATAAAAATTGTCTCCtatgggtgggcaatggtgactcagtggcagaattcttacctgccataccagagacctgggttaaattcccagagcctacccatgaaaataaaaaaattatctccTACAATTTCTGCTAAAATACTCATATTTCTGCCTTTAATCCACCCAAATTGACTTTTGCAGCATGGTGTTAATCAGGGGCATACTATTTTTCCTGTTAATGATTTGACAGCACTCTGAATTATCATCTTTTAACAAATCAAGTGtcattaaaacatgttttaaatgtgAGGTGGTCTGGGGAACCATGACACAGCTTTCTAAAAAGGGTTTCCAGTACCACTGCTCTGCTAAACGTATTTATTCTCTAAGAATTCGGAAGGCTGTTATGCTCTAGTCGTTATCCTTAAAGCAATTTCAGTTGCTTTAATAACATTTTTCAGTcgttctttttcctttaaacataTACCCATCACTTTTCAGCTTTAAATGATATACTTAGCCCCTGTATTTTCAAGGTGGGAAATCAAAATGCTAATACTGGGAAATCAATATGCTAAtatcccattttaattttttaaattcctaaagGTATAGGCTTCTGCAAGGACAgtgctgaaaatatttcaaagtgcCCATCTCTAATTGATCATTTTGGATCTAATTTTCTTGAATATCTTGTGTCAGCCCTTCATATCTCACCTGTGTGGCTCCTGTTTAGAAATTCTTCCTCTAATAACCATGGGCCTTCTTGTTCCAATGCAAAGATCAACTCTGGTTTTGTAAAGCAGTACCCTATAAATGGGAAATGATTTAGAACTTGAGTAAGCTGCATGGGCTTTATCATCTCTGAATTTAAACGCAGGCATGGCTTTAGAAGTGGCACGCTGAATATATTCATTTGACCCATTATGGAgggaaatgacaacagaaaacaTTTCTTAACTAAAAAAGGAGCAATCTCCTTAAACTCCTGAATCACAAACCTAAAGAATATTAACTTCTAAAAGGCCAGAATGCTGGGTTTCAAAGAAGGAAGCATGACGACcaagataaaataaaagtaacCAATTTAGTTCTCCATCTTAGATATCTAGAAAACCATACAAAATATATGACAGAATGCTTCTTGGACATTGGACAACAGGCAGTGCAAAACAGGGACTCTTGACAACAGAGCAGCAAAAATTAGTAACCACTATGATTAACACAGATTACTGCCAAGTTACCAAAAGATAGAAAGGGACTACAGAAATAGAGTTTGGGAGATGCAGTAAGTTGTCAAAACAGAACTGGAAGTTTAGAGAAACCATTGCAACTAGAATGTGTGTGATGAAATATCAGAGAAAAAATTATACTAAGAAAGTGAATCTTGGAGATCACAGGAGGGTTTCCTTGAATCTTTGGCTGAGTACTGacatgtgcatgcatgtacaGAAACTAACCAAGTTTGAGAATAAACTATTTGAAAGGCGGAGGGTGAAAAATCATGAAAGTACATGTGATACAGAATATGTCTGTTCCTACCAGCCAATAATGACAGGCCTTCtaataaacataaattttatcAGAAAAATCAGAAAGGATTTACCTTGGTGGAGAGAACAAATTAGTACCAGACTAGAATGAGCTTATGAATCCAACATAAGAATTAAAAGCCAACCCTGAAAGGATCAAAGTTAAGTTCAAGTAATGTAACTGCATTGCAGAAATGGCCctataatatttaaaagaatagcaCAAAATCCAATGCTCAGTAGTAAAATTCACATCAAGCACCCAATGAAAAATTACCAGGTAGGAATATAGGCAGGGTATATGATTCTTACTAAgcagaaaaatcaatcaataggaACAGAATAAGAATTGACACATAAGAGAAAATCAGTAGTCGTGGACATTAAAAGATATTAAATTACAGATGTCCAAGAAAATAAAGCCATGAACATGATGAGAAAAGAAGTAACAGTTATAATAAGATCCAAATCCAAATTctagatataaaaatgaaatgtctgaaatgagaaagcaaaccaaccaactgaaaaaaacaagaaagcactGGATATGGTTACTAACAGCAAATAccacataaagaaagaaaaatgacatcaaCATATTGGTGAGTTTATAACAGagcataatttatataaaattcttgaaaaggaaaattatagcaATAGAAAGCAAGTCAGTGGTTGTTAGGGTGCAGAGGGACAGGGATGGAGGAAGAAGACTCCCTGTAAAGGGCTATGAGAAAACTTTCtgaggtgatggaaatattccaaaTCATGATTTTATAGGAAGTAATGAATTGTATACATTATTCAAAACTCATCATagttgtacacttgaaagtacagaattttattttctgtgaaatacatgtgattaacatttaaaaaaaaaaagagagagagagagaaatgtattCTATAGGAGGTTAGGATGTGCTCACCCACTGAGAGGAGGTGGCTgtagttctccagcatcacatctctgtacaAGGTCCTCTGGGCAGGGCCCAGGTGCTGCCACTCCTCCTGGGTGAACTCCACTGCCACATCCTTGAACGACAAGGAGGCCTGTAACAGCACAGCTCTGGTCAATCTGAAGGGTCCAGAAATAGGTGATGTGGAAAATACCTTTGGAAATTGACTCAATATATGTTCACTGTTGAGAGTTTCTAACAAGATGCTATAAAGGGTGCTGTGGTAGTTTAAAACTGTATGTGCCCCAaacaacatgttcttaaatctaatctttTCCTGTGAGTGTAAACTCATTATAAGTAGGTGCTTTTAATGAAGCCACTTCagttgaaatgtgacccataTCATTCAGGATGGGATGTAATCCTACTACTAGAGTCCTATATAAGGGGaaggaattcagacagagaggagaaagccatgaaagcaagatgatgaaatcaatgaaacccagaagagaagggagagatcagcaggtGCTGCTAAATGTCAGAGAGCCACAGATCACTGGCATCCAGACTTCAGGAAGCACTGCCCTGATGATGTCTTGATCTAGACATGTTCCTGGACTCTaaccataaacaaataaattcctaCTGTTCAAACcaaacccatttcatggcattgtTTTGGGCAGCCTAGGAATAACTAAAACAGATGCCTATGACAGTCCTATTTGTAGAAAGTCTTGATGAGTTCTCTATACAAGGTTAGGTGAAATGCTTCAGGGGCTTTGGGTAGAGATAATGCAGACAAAGAGAGAGGCCTAGAGCAATtctgttatttaatatttttgatgaTTTTGTGGTTGATTATTACAGATAAAGTTTCATATTCTCAGAGTTTATTGTTGGGATATAGATAATGactttgattatttaaaatactgGCCACATATGATGCCCCTTGCTAACTTGACTTATTAATTGTAATAGTTTATATGTAATTTCttctggattttctacatacacaATAATGTCATATCTAAAAATTGGGATTCTATTTCCTCCTTCTAAACCTTGTGTCCTTTATTTCCATGTCTTTCTTTACATCCCCGGTTAAAATTTCCAATAGCATATTTTTGAACTCAGGAGAATAGTCTTCTGTGTGAAATTATAACATATGTTGTCACAGGAGGTTATATTTAGATACCACAGATCAGATGaagaaaattcctttttatttctcatatGTTAAGAATTCTTACCATGAGTGGGTTAATACATATTCTCAAATTCAGTTACTATATATAATCACCTGAatttatgatttttctcctttactgTTTGTCACGAATCACATTGACTTTTGATCAACTCAAATGTACATTCCTCAgtaactatgtcatgatatttttccttttaaaatacatattgatTCATTTTGCTTTCCTTGGCTCAAAGAATGGGTACGCAAAACTAAACAGGCATAGAACCAAAAAGGATTAAATAGCAAATATCATGGAGTCGATGTACTGTATATTGAAATCTCATAAAATGgttcaataatttaaaatagtgtGGTCTTTGTACATGATGAAATGGACTAGGacctagaaaagaaaagagaaagtcaaAAATAGGCGCAAATGTTTATGATTTCCTAATTGTGATAAAGGTGGCATCACAAATGAGTGGAGAAAGGCTTGGTTTTCAATATCATAGGGATAACTAGATGGCCTTCTGGGATGTGAAGGTTAAATCTATTCCTCACCCCAAAGAGTATGACAAATTCAAATGTATAAAAAGATctgaatgcaaaaaataaaatccatcacTTTCTAGAAGATTACTCAGAATGATTCTTTACAACGATACAGTGGAAAATGCCCCGCTATGGACTTAAAATTCAGAATTATGAAGGAAAACACTgctaaatatgaaaatcaaatgtttctggggaaaaaaaacacataacgAAGGCTAAAGACAAATTCTAGGAAAACTACAATTTATATCACCCACACAGAATACACCTAGTAAGACATACTAAAGACTGTAACTAAAAGATCAGTatcaacagaaaaatggataaGGGATAAACAGTTCacttaaaatacaaaagaaaatgacTACTGTGGTGGAAAACAGTTGACATTTCCTTAAaaaggtatatacccaaaagaccTGAAAGCCAGAAATCAAACAGGTATTTTCCCACCAACgattatggcagcattattcacaattgccaaaagactgaaacaacccaagtgtccatcaaccaatgaatggataaacaaaatgtgatgtatatatgcaatggaatattattcagctataaaaataaatgaagttcaaaaataaagaaataaataaatgaagttccaatatatgtgacagcatggatgaaccttgaaaacatcttgagtgaaataagccagacacaaaaggacgctTTTTGATCTCATTGAtaagaaacaattagaatatgcaaaaaaaccaaacaaatgaaacacaCACCCACAAAAACTGCTCCACATTATTCATGAGAACATAAAAGCTAATAAAATTCATCAGAGATACCATGTTTTTATCACATTGgtaaaaactcaaaaaatttGACAACCACATTCTATTTGCAAAGCTGAGGGGAAACAGGCACTCTGATCCTACTGGCTCTCTTTTCAAAATACATCCAGAATCTGACCACTTCCAAGTACCACAACTGCTATCACCCTTAAGAGAATCATTTCTAGCTAGAATTACTGAAAAAGCCTCTTACATTGTTCATGCTTCCTTTACTACCCCCAATGCCTCTTCTATTATTGAACAGTATCAGAGTTACTATTTCAAAATACATATCAAAGCTGTTCTTTCTCAGCTAAAAACCCTGTTTTCACTTGAAGAAATGGAGACAGAGATACTGTATTAATGATCTCGAAGACCCAACATGATCAAGAAGTCAAGCAATCaagcttcttttatctacctcatggacagatgagtcaaacatacgaattaaagataaataaataggaggaacaaatgttacataaatttagtaggttgaaatgctagggatcaatgaaagggagggggtaaggggtatggtatgtgtgaatttttttctgttttctttttatttcttcttctgaattgatgcaaactaAGAAATGTAGAtaatgatgagtatacaactatgtgataaaaaaagaatgttcatattgtatgttgattggttttattaataaaataaaaagtcaagcaatcaaaatcaaaatttcagcagGCTTTTATGAGAcggaaaaacatattttttaaaaaagcgaacaaagttggaagacacaTTACCTCATTTCAAAACTAACTGTAAAATGACACTCACATAGACAGAGGGGTATTAGGAAAAGGATAAACACAGATCAACCAATGAACAGAGCCCTCTCAACTAATGTACTGACAGGTGGGTATGTAGAGGTGGAAAACACTACTACAGTGACTGTATCTTTCCTCTTCTCAATTATTTAGAGAACACTGTGAGTACAAACTGCAAAGACACTTAACTCCTGAAACTTTAGGTTCCGGACTGCGCCAACTAGAACGTATCTTCTTCTCTCATTATCAGCCTCAAAACTGAGGTAAAATGCAAAAACAGAATTACTCATGTATCAAACAGAC of the Tamandua tetradactyla isolate mTamTet1 chromosome 2, mTamTet1.pri, whole genome shotgun sequence genome contains:
- the LOC143665550 gene encoding uncharacterized protein LOC143665550 isoform X2 translates to MKKSQDVAVEFTQEEWQHLGPAQRTLYRDVMLENYSHLLSVGYCFTKPELIFALEQEGPWLLEEEFLNRSHTEYCQHGELFEKNSGNQGKQWWQVLCTNKILIAEQENISRTPCSMGINVSPSGMMPWKHTAGPPYLSLISSAPRFQYTREKADEFNVCEKWLLSIKDGRIDTGEKDFHYNKNMKVLRWKEEAAQHPIIQTLGQAFECGKGFLEQAAFFTSKNAHTKEKSYKYEFRDNLYDKSTFMRFQSIPKEDNSHYELNEYKYNGNGNDFSSIMQNQRTDFFQLKKLKEKTFNPESNYTENQIMHLKVEPFDYGKSFVPNSYPVQPQKSYPGEKSYECGNAFSKKSRLRKHQRIHNRKKSFECNECRKSFNYKSILIAHQRTHTGEKYFESNEYEKSFSHISGLRNHQRTQTGGKPYKCDECGKAFKLKSALRKHHRTHTWEKPYKCHQCGKAFSEKSQLRGHHRIHTGEKPFKCNQCGKAFSHKSNLREHQRTHTGEKPYKCDECGKSFRHKSTLRGHQRTHTGEKPYECNECGKAFGEKSVLRRHQRTHTGEKPYKCDGCEKAFSTKSGLRIHHKSHTGEKPFECNECGESFDYKSVLIIHQRSHKGEKPFECNECGKSFDYKSTLVIHQSIHTGEKPFQCNECEKSFSHISGLRKHQKTHTGERPYKCDECEKAFKLKSGLRKHHRTHTGEKPYTCNQCGKAFGQKSQLRGHYRIHTGEKPYKCNQCGKPFSQKSCLREHQRTHTGEKPFKCDDCGKSFRKKSTLRGHQRTHTGEKPYVCNECGKAFSEKSVLRRHERTHTGEKPYNCNQCGESFSQKSNLIVHQRTHTGEKPFVCNECGKSFDYKSNLIIHQRTHTGEKPFVCNECKKSFSQISVLRNHQRTHTGERPYKCDECGKAFKVKSGLRKHHRTHTRDKTCKCKLSVENLSARNQISEFIRDLMPGKNSMNIISMETF
- the LOC143665550 gene encoding uncharacterized protein LOC143665550 isoform X1 translates to MKKSQASLSFKDVAVEFTQEEWQHLGPAQRTLYRDVMLENYSHLLSVGYCFTKPELIFALEQEGPWLLEEEFLNRSHTEYCQHGELFEKNSGNQGKQWWQVLCTNKILIAEQENISRTPCSMGINVSPSGMMPWKHTAGPPYLSLISSAPRFQYTREKADEFNVCEKWLLSIKDGRIDTGEKDFHYNKNMKVLRWKEEAAQHPIIQTLGQAFECGKGFLEQAAFFTSKNAHTKEKSYKYEFRDNLYDKSTFMRFQSIPKEDNSHYELNEYKYNGNGNDFSSIMQNQRTDFFQLKKLKEKTFNPESNYTENQIMHLKVEPFDYGKSFVPNSYPVQPQKSYPGEKSYECGNAFSKKSRLRKHQRIHNRKKSFECNECRKSFNYKSILIAHQRTHTGEKYFESNEYEKSFSHISGLRNHQRTQTGGKPYKCDECGKAFKLKSALRKHHRTHTWEKPYKCHQCGKAFSEKSQLRGHHRIHTGEKPFKCNQCGKAFSHKSNLREHQRTHTGEKPYKCDECGKSFRHKSTLRGHQRTHTGEKPYECNECGKAFGEKSVLRRHQRTHTGEKPYKCDGCEKAFSTKSGLRIHHKSHTGEKPFECNECGESFDYKSVLIIHQRSHKGEKPFECNECGKSFDYKSTLVIHQSIHTGEKPFQCNECEKSFSHISGLRKHQKTHTGERPYKCDECEKAFKLKSGLRKHHRTHTGEKPYTCNQCGKAFGQKSQLRGHYRIHTGEKPYKCNQCGKPFSQKSCLREHQRTHTGEKPFKCDDCGKSFRKKSTLRGHQRTHTGEKPYVCNECGKAFSEKSVLRRHERTHTGEKPYNCNQCGESFSQKSNLIVHQRTHTGEKPFVCNECGKSFDYKSNLIIHQRTHTGEKPFVCNECKKSFSQISVLRNHQRTHTGERPYKCDECGKAFKVKSGLRKHHRTHTRDKTCKCKLSVENLSARNQISEFIRDLMPGKNSMNIISMETF